The stretch of DNA AGGTTCTGAGGCCAACGCGACTGGCAATTTTGAAGAGACAGACCTCATTTGTCGAGCCTTCGAGTTTGCCTATCAGTTGCACGAAGGGCAATACCGAGCCTCTGGAGAACCCTACATCGCTCACCCAGTCGCCGTTTCGGGGTTGCTGCGCGACTTGGGAGGCAGTAGTGCCATGATTGCTGCGGGCTTCCTCCACGATGTGGTAGAAGATACCGAGGTGACAGCCGAAGAGATTGAAGAACGCTTTGGCCCAGAGGTGAGACGGTTGGTGGAGGGGGTCACCAAACTATCGAAGTTTAATTTCTCCAGCAAACGGGAACGCCAAGCCGAAAACTTCCGCCGCATGTTCTTGGCTATGGCTCAAGACATCCGGGTGATTGTGGTAAAGCTGGCCGATCGCCTACACAATATGCGAACTCTAGAGCATCTGCCGGATGCCAAGCGCCGCAGCATCGCCCAGGAAACGCGAGAAATCTTTGCACCGCTTGCCAACCGTTTGGGGATCGGACGGTTTAAGTGGGAACTGGAAGATTTGTCGTTTAAGTATTTAGAGCCAGAAGCCTACCGCGACATGCAGCAGTTGGTGTCCGAAAAGCGCACCGATCGCGAAGAGCGGCTCAACAAGGTAGCAGCAATACTGCGCGATCGCCTCCAGCAAATTGGGGTGCAGCATTCAGAAATTAGTGGTCGTCCTAAGCATCTTTACGGCATTTATCAAAAGATGCAGCGGCAGCAAAAAGAATTCCACGAGATTTACGATGTGGCTGCGGTGCGAGTGATTATGCAAAACAACGATGAGTGCTACCGCGCCTTAGCCGTGGTTCACGACTCGTTCCGCCCGATCCCCGGTCGCTTCAAAGATTACATCGGCCTGCCCAAGTCCAACCGCTATCAGTCTCTGCATACCAGCGTCATCGGTCTGAATGGCCGCCCCTTAGAAGTGCAGATTCGGACCGTAGAAATGCACCACGTGGCGGAATACGGGATCGCGGCCCACTGGAAATATAAGGAAACAGGGGGTAGCAGTGCCCTGCTGACTGCCTCAGACGAGAAATTTACCTGGCTGCGACAGTTACTAGAGTGGCAAAGCGACCTCAAAGATGCCCAAGAATATTTAGAGAGCGTCAAAGACAACTTGTTCGACGGCGATGTCTACGCCTTTACGCCCAAGGGCGATGTGGTGCCTCTCTGTCCAGGCGCGACCTCGGTTGACTTTGCCTACCGCATCCATACGGAAGTGGGCAATCATTGTTCAGGCGCTAAGGTGAATGGTCGTATCGTCACGCTAGATACGCCATTGCAAAACGGCGATATTGTCGAGATCCTGACGCAGAAGAACTCACACCCCAGCCTTGACTGGTTGAACTTTGTGGTCACTAGTGGGGCCAGAAACCGCATTCGGCAGTGGTACAAGCGATCGCACCGAGATGAGAATCTGTTGCGCGGTCGGGAACTCTTAGAGAAAGAATTAGGCAAGAGTGGCTTTGATGCCCTGCTCAAGTCTCAACCTATGCAAGTGGTGTCCGAGCGCTGCAACTACCACAGCGTGGAAGATTTGTTGGCGGCTTTGGGCTATGGCGAAGTTACGCTCAGCCTAGTCGTTAACCGTTTACGGGAAACTGTCAAGGCGCAACAACCTGTTGCTCCCGCGCCGGAAGTGTTGCCATTGCATACTAGCACTCGCCCTGTGCCCGTGGTGCCTACGACTAAGTCCCCGATCGCGGGAGTCGAAGGGTTGCTGTATCACCTGGCGGGTTGTTGTAACCCCGTCCCTGGGGAACGCATTCTTGGCGTCGTAACCCGTGGTAGTCATGGCATTTCGATTCACCGCCAAGGTTGCCACAATTGCGACCAAATCCCCGGCGCTCGCCTCGTTCCTGTGAGTTGGAACCCGATTGACGAGGAGCGGGCCAGACCTCAGAACTATCCGGTGGATA from Trichocoleus desertorum ATA4-8-CV12 encodes:
- a CDS encoding bifunctional (p)ppGpp synthetase/guanosine-3',5'-bis(diphosphate) 3'-pyrophosphohydrolase, coding for MNLTATVPTNPFVVPDWLQECLLIQQKGSEANATGNFEETDLICRAFEFAYQLHEGQYRASGEPYIAHPVAVSGLLRDLGGSSAMIAAGFLHDVVEDTEVTAEEIEERFGPEVRRLVEGVTKLSKFNFSSKRERQAENFRRMFLAMAQDIRVIVVKLADRLHNMRTLEHLPDAKRRSIAQETREIFAPLANRLGIGRFKWELEDLSFKYLEPEAYRDMQQLVSEKRTDREERLNKVAAILRDRLQQIGVQHSEISGRPKHLYGIYQKMQRQQKEFHEIYDVAAVRVIMQNNDECYRALAVVHDSFRPIPGRFKDYIGLPKSNRYQSLHTSVIGLNGRPLEVQIRTVEMHHVAEYGIAAHWKYKETGGSSALLTASDEKFTWLRQLLEWQSDLKDAQEYLESVKDNLFDGDVYAFTPKGDVVPLCPGATSVDFAYRIHTEVGNHCSGAKVNGRIVTLDTPLQNGDIVEILTQKNSHPSLDWLNFVVTSGARNRIRQWYKRSHRDENLLRGRELLEKELGKSGFDALLKSQPMQVVSERCNYHSVEDLLAALGYGEVTLSLVVNRLRETVKAQQPVAPAPEVLPLHTSTRPVPVVPTTKSPIAGVEGLLYHLAGCCNPVPGERILGVVTRGSHGISIHRQGCHNCDQIPGARLVPVSWNPIDEERARPQNYPVDIQIDVIDRVGVLKDILSRLTDNNINVRNAQVKTFPDQTATINLGIDIRDHAQLERTFSQVKKLSDVLNIRRLNQVED